A stretch of Anolis sagrei isolate rAnoSag1 chromosome X, rAnoSag1.mat, whole genome shotgun sequence DNA encodes these proteins:
- the FAM110D gene encoding protein FAM110D, whose translation MRPLHPEDGLSPLGLLNRGPDYLRKQLEGTGGIRTPSAVERLEADKAKYVKSQQVINRRQEPVLLCYSLQSSPCCRRPLTRHQHEFSQGLAVAKDGLGPKKLPPPPPSPQSPIARRGGGRRLLRPDSLVIYRQKRDCSAVNKENTKSYGIVRRLFQSPLRDGHNSPLSPRSLFGDGHLQATQEETPMVWVPTEKEETRIVHSVGMLAGSTGFPSESGEHPQRDGDSILPSAIPGPTNSKRQLCPSSSLPLSEKERFFNYCGLDRNLVEVLGAERFKPGNWDASSSCWLLGSVGSASSLHGGSPSHNGEEGPAEELSEKLPASISLVERNARVIKWLYSCQQAQTMSKESTV comes from the coding sequence ATGCGGCCTCTACACCCAGAAGATGGACTTTCTCCTCTGGGGCTACTGAATCGAGGTCCAGACTATCTTCGTAAGCAGCTGGAGGGAACCGGCGGGATCCGGACCCCAAGTGCTGTAGAAAGACTGGAGGCTGACAAAGCCAAATATGTCAAATCTCAGCAAGTGATCAACAGGCGTCAAGAGCCAGTCTTGCTCTGCTACAGCCTCCAGTCTTCTCCTTGTTGCAGGAGACCTCTCACCCGCCACCAGCACGAGTTCTCTCAGGGCTTAGCTGTTGCCAAAGATGGCCTTGGGCCTAAGAAGCTgcctccaccacctccttctcctcagtCTCCTATAGCGCGGAGAGGGGGTGGGCGTCGTTTGCTGAGGCCGGACTCGCTTGTCATCTACCGGCAGAAACGGGACTGCTCAGCCGTCAACAAAGAGAACACCAAGAGCTACGGCATTGTGAGGAGGCTATTTCAGAGCCCACTTAGGGATGGGCACAACAGCCCCTTGTCCCCAAGGAGTCTATTTGGAGATGGACACCTGCAAGCGACGCAAGAGGAGACCCCCATGGTGTGGGTGCCAACAGAAAAAGAGGAAACAAGAATTGTGCATTCAGTAGGCATGCTGGCCGGCTCCACTGGGTTTCCTTCAGAAAGTGGTGAGCATCCTCAGCGGGATGGAGactccatccttccctctgcAATTCCTGGCCCAACAAACTCAAAGAGACAACTTTGTCCAAGTTCTTCTCTGCCTCTCTCAGAGAAAGAGCGTTTCTTTAACTATTGCGGCTTGGACCGGAACCTGGTGGAAGTGTTGGGAGCCGAGCGGTTCAAACCTGGCAACTGGGACGCAAGTTCTTCCTGCTGGCTCCTGGGGAGTGTGGGTTCGGCCAGCTCTCTGCATGGTGGAAGTCCTTCACACAATGGAGAGGAAGGACCTGCCGAAGAGCTGAGCGAGAAGCTGCCCGCCTCCATTTCCCTTGTCGAGAGAAACGCCCGGGTCATAAAATGGTTGTACAGCTGCCAGCAGGCCCAGACTATGTCCAAGGAGTCCACTGTGTAA